TATTTTACTGATTGACAGTTTTCTCACGGCGGTTAGGTGTAATAATTTCCTTTAAAAAAAGATAGATGAAGTATCCATTAGTTAGTAGGTACCGCTTCCAGAGCCGTTGTGGTTCCATAAGTAGGCGGAACAACCACTCTAACCCAGCAGCTTGCATCCATGCGGGAGCCTGTTTTACCGTACCCGCATGAAAGCTGAAGGCGGCTCCTACCGCCATCATGACGGCATTTACTTTATCTAGTTGATTAGCTACCCATATCTCCTGACGAGGACACCCCCGCCCTACCAAAACGATATGTGCCCCCGAATTATTGATAGTATCAGCCGAAAGAGTATTGCCATCAGCCTTTTCCTCTCGGTACTGACCACAGATAGTCACATTAGGATAGGTATTGCGAATAAAATTGGCAAACTTATCAAGTGTTTCTTCAGTATTGCCACCGTACAAAAAAATACCCAGCTCCTTCGCATTTGCTTTTTTTAGCACGTGCAAAGTTAGCGTTGGGCCATATACCCGATCTTTTAACCCAACTCTATGGAAGAAATTCATCGCCCAGCGAATAGGTTGCCCATCGGGCACAATCATCTGCGCCTTCCGAGTTGCCTCACGCATAGCTGGATTCTGAACCGCTTCTACCAAACCATGCACTGGCAAGGCAAACACCCCGTAGCTATTCCTTTGCTCAGCTTGCTGAATAATGGTGTCACTAGCCGACTCGTAGTCGGTTATGGCGTAGTTAATAGCATTAAATACGTTTGCGTTCCTCACTACCTTTTGCATTCTTGTAATGAGATGCAATTTGCATAATTATCCAGATGAGAAAAACATCTGTTATAATAAAAATAGCGTGCTACTTCCTGGAATATGGTTTGGTGGGTTTGTCTAAAAACTTGACCAAAAACTTTCCCTCTCGCTGGTAGTAATAACCCCGGCGGGAATGGCAGTACGCGATAGGGGCACCCAGATCGCGCATACTCCGTAGATAATATTTAAGTTGGCTAACGCTTATGTCTAGTTTATTGGCAAACTCGGTAGCCGAACCGGTGGTACCGAGGCGAATGAGTTGGTCCATGTACTGTAGCCGGGAGGCATATTTATAGATAGGCATAGTAAGGTTGTGGTTATCGTTATTTACAATCACATCAAATTATACCTCACAATTTTGTTATCCAAATAAATTAAAGAAAATTAGCAAAAAAATAATATACCACTTGTTAGGCATTTTCTCACCAGAAATTCTGATTTCTCTGTAAAGTACAAAAAGCAGCACCGAAGGATACCGCTTTCTCTTAAGACGGGGAAGATTAAATGTTTTATTCTTTCAGTAACTTTTCTCGCCATCGGTTGCCCAGCACTTCTATTACGTACAAGTCTGCCTATGACAAATTCATTATTTCCTTTACATAGATAAATGAGCTACTCTTCCATAAACACCCAAAGCCACCTACTGGTATGAATGGAGCCATCTCCGAATACCAAGTTCCCGTCTTGTACATCTACAACATAAGAAGTACTATAAAGCTTGGTCACTACATCAAGGGAGGTATACTGAGGTTTCTGATGATAATATTCCCATTTTCGAAAATTATCATCTATACCGCGGTACCAGTTCTGGTCGTTTGCCGAACCGTCAGCGCAAAATGTGATATGAGTATTTTGATCCAAACTATCTAATGGAATATTCTGAAAGGGGGCATCAGCGTTTTTGCGCTCGTAACGCTTCATGAGCTTCCAGACTTTGCAGGTTTCCCCGGCTAATATCTGGGGAAAAGGTGGTAAAACTACTATTGTCTTGATGGTATCATCCCGGGCATCCCGTCTTACCACGGTAAGGGTTACTTCGTATTTCCCTGCCTGAGTATAAGTGTGCGTCGGAGCCCACCCATGGGTAGTGTCCTGGGTGCCATCGCCAAAGTTCCAGTAGTACGTCGCTTCTTCGCTCAGTTCGTGGGGAAATAGAACGGGATTACCCGCAAAGCTGGTGGTAACTCCCGGTTTAAAATCAGCCACCGGATCGGGATAGCCTATCGCCGGATCATCATCTTGACAAGCCCATACGATCATACTCGCTAGTCCGATCATACATTGCATAACATATTGGTTCTTCATAAGCATTGGGTTATACGCCATCAAGTAAGGGGCCATGCTGCTGAAGCAAATATGCCCCGCCTCTTTTAGCGATTTAGTACTACTTTTTGGGTCACTATTTTATTATCAGTAGATACTTTGACAAAATAAATGCCACTTTTGGTAGTGCCTTCCGGGTACCAAACGGTTTCAAACCCGTTGTTCGTAACCTTATCCGATACGGTTGTATGTACTAACATTCCCTGGCTGTCGTAAATCTCTACTTTTACAGTGGCTGGAAAACGTAGTTGAGTACGCACAGTTAGGCTTTCAGAAAAAGCATTCGGAAAACAGGTGACGTTAAACGCATCATTTACCTCTTTGCCAGGTTTATCTTCGGTAACCCAATTGCTATTGGCCATGTATTCGTTGGTTACATTACGAGAGGTGAGCACCTGTTTATTTTCCTTTTCGGAAAGAGGGGCTAGATACTGAGAAAAGGTAACATCTGCTAGTAGATTCCTGTTGGTTCTGGCAACCTCATTATCTCTGAAGTCAGGTACGACAGCTATGAACTCAACATCCTGATTGTATTCGTCCAGAATTACCTCAAAACCGGAAGTAAATACGATTTCCTGTCCGGCTATCATTTCCAAATCATCGTAGGGATACCTCACTTGAAAACTTTGACCAGCCACAATACGATTATTTGCAACTATCGTTTGAGGACTGATATGCCCGTTGGCACTGAAAGGATAATAATTATTTCTAAAATCAAAGTCTATGCCTACCATTGTTTTCATATTCCGGGGCACCCGAGGCTCCTTTTGAATAGGGTAGACACGATATACTGTAATATCCCTATTAGTATTTCTGGTAGAGTTTTTTATCCTCAACTTAAGCTCTAAGGCTAATCCATTGGGGTTCCGGTACCCACTGAAGAAACCCGCATTTTCTATCATAGCAATATTGTAAAAACCTGTAGGCTCTCTGTCTTCAAAGGTGAAGGCGGCCTTCATAGAAACTAACGACAATCCAGTGTTATCATTAAAAGTATATTTAAGTTCATTCATCAATGAAAATCCGCACTTGCCTCGCGAGTCTGAGGGGCCTTCTATAAAACAAGCTTCCGTTCCTATGACTGGCTTTTCTACCAAACTAAACACTCCCCACGGAATATACTGTACGGGCCGGTAATACTCGCTTGAAGTAGGTGCGTTATGATTAAGTTTGAGTCCTAACCTGAATAATTCTTTACGGTTCTCAATGGTACCCTCGATTGCCAGATCGCCTTTAAAGTTTAAAGGCTTGGGAGAAGCTGCATCGTCTTGGAATATCAGCGAACTTACCAACCCTAAAACCTGCCCTGCTCCGGGTAAGAAACCAGCCGCCCCGCTAATCTGCTTGATAGCAGGTACCCACCAAGCATCATCATCGTTTTTATCCTTCACGAGCTCCTTCAGCTTTTTCACCCCATCTCCTGCTCTCTTCACATATTTTGTTCCGGTATTGAACGCTTTGGCAAAATCACTTCCTTGGGTGGTTCCCACATTCTCATCCATCACCTGATTGAGCGATAGATCGCCATTCACTTTAATAGTTGAGAGATCAACACCATTTACAGCTAAACGTAATTCAATATTACGGTCTAATCCCGGATCATAGTTGAAAAGGTTGAAGTCGGCGTATCCCCAGCCGTCGTAAACGGCTACCTTGCTAATGTAGGTTTGTATTATTGCCGGATCGTACCCGTTCAAGCAGGGGGCATTGTCATCATTGAATGCTAACAGAGCCGACGTTCTGGTAGTTGCTAGAAATTGTAAGCTTGCTTCCATAGAAGAATAACTTAATTGGTCTATGTTTCTAAACAGCAGACGCAATACTCCCCGATAGCGGTTATACAAGATGAAGAAAGGGACATTAGGGGCTGAAGTGGAAGTACCAAAGTCACGATAGGCTAACATCCACCCGTCTTCCGGGTACATATCTTTTTCGTTGTCGTACGTTCTAAGAGGGTGACCAGAAGTAAAGAAAGGTGTTTCTACACCATTACCCACTTTTCCTATAGATTGCCCTTGACAGTCAGTCGCTTTCTCACAGCGATACCACATATCCAGTCCGCCCTGGGAAGCGTAGGATTTGTACCACTGCCAGTTGGGGTCTAAATTCGGATCGCTGGAGGGCATATAGCGGGCGTTGGACTGGGCGAATGCTACTTCAACCATGCACGAGAGTAGCGTAAGTAAAACAATAGTATACTTCATTGTGGTAACCATAATTAATTTTTCAATTTATCATCCTCCTCCAACGCCTTAATACGCCTTTCCTGCTCAATGACATACATCGTCAATTCCTCGATCTTTTGGAGTAGTTGAATCTGAAACTTCCCGGTGTTCACACCTACTTCTACCATTTCGGCCGCTGGGGCAATCTCCGGCAGATGCTTGTTTTTAGTAACAAACTCTTCCACTTCAGAAAGTGGCCGTAACTGATAACCATCCTCAAACACGAAATCAGCCCCTGCATTGGTTGTTACTCGCACCTCTCGGGCGTGAATGTCACCAGCGACTGTAAGTCTTGCTGAAGGGTTACTCGTGTTTATTCCTACATAGCCGTTACTCTTGATATACATGCGTGTATGTAATGTGCTGTTGGAGAACGTTTGAAACATTAAACCTCCCCCTGTAAAATTCCAATCCTTATCGCCCTTGGCAGCTATTCGTGCCAACTGAGTATTTCTGTTGCCTAGAAATGTCATATACACAGGAGTAGCTGGATAACCGTGGGTAGTGAATAGTTTGAGAGCCTCATAATTGTATCCATATCCGCCAAACTCCCCTTTACTGCTTCGGGTTTGAGCCCAACAATTCTGGAAAAGAATGAGTGCGAGAGATAGAACAAGTGTTGTAATAGATACACTGCTTTTCATGCGTCATTTTGTTTAAGTTTTAAAAGTATTATTCGTGTTCAAAACGAGGATGATGCTTTTCACTGTTGTTTTTTTAGCCTCAAAATACGATGCTTCTTACTAGCTTCAGCTTTTTCAAGCACTTCAATTTGTTGCTGCTGCTGAGATATTTGCTTCTCCTGTTCTATCGTATAAAGGGTTAATTCTTCTATTTTTTCTAGTAATTTGTTTTGGAACTCGGCCACATCCATGCCGTTTTCTTTTACTTCGGCAGCGGAAGGAATGCCCGGTAAATGCTTGTGTTGCTGCACGTAAGACGCTACTTCGGCTAATGGTTTCAGTGAATAATCTTCATCAAACACATAATCGGCTAATTGAATATTAGTCATCACTCGTATTTCCTTTGCCCGTATATCCCCATTTACCGAAAGCGTCGCTTTAGGATCAGTAGTGCCAATGCCTACGTTTCCATTGCTTTGGACAGTCATTTTAGTGCTGTTTCTTACTTTGAAAAGTAGTTTGGTTGATGAGCTAAAATTATGATTGATATAAGCTTCTCTAAACTGGTTTTGATGGCCAAATTCCAGTCCAGTAGTACCGTTCGATTGCAATCTAATCTTGGTACTTTATGCGCCACTACCACTTTTATTAAATACTGCCACAACTTGGTTGGAACCTTGTTCAACTACATGAAGTCGATAACCGGGATTATTTATACCGATACCTACTCTACCCCAACGATAGATGTTATCGTGAATAGAGCCGCTAGACCATTGGGCCTGACTGGCGGTAAATGAGAATAGAATTAATGCAAAAGCGAAGATTGAACCAGTTAATAATTGTGTTCTCATGTTGAAAATAATTTAGGTTTTACCAATTTATTTATATGGTTAGATGATCTGAAGATTAATGCATACAAAGAAATGGTTGTATTCTAATTATTTTTTCAGTACGGGTTAGAACCATTATTTTGGTCTGAATAGCCATGAATCCAAAATATTTCTTTCCAAAAAAAGGCTAGCTACTGTTTATCAGCTTGCATAGAGTCAAATTGTTGTTTCAGTAATGAGTTCTCCTTTTTAATAGATTCAAGCTCTTTGTTTTGCTCAATGATATAGAGGGTTAACTCTTCTACTTTTTCCAGCAATTTGTTTTGGAACTCAGCCACATCCATACCATTTTCTTTTACCTCAGCAGCCGAAGGAACGCCCGGTAGGTGCTTATGCTCTTGTACGTAAGATGCTACTTCGGCTAACGGTCTCAGTGAATAATCTTCATCAAACACATAATCAGCCAATTGAATATTAGTCATCACTCGTATTTCCTTTGCCCGAATATCCCCATTTACTGCAAGTGTTGCTTTAGGGTCAGTAGTGCCAATGCCTACTCTACCATTGCGGCGAATAGTCAATGCGTTTCGCTCTACTCTAACTCTACTAGACCTACTCCAATCTCTAGTAATGAATTGGAAGCCACCACCGCCAGCACCGTCGTTGTCCATCCATCCTTTGCTTTTAATAATTAGGGCTCTTTCGTGCTGCTCTGGCCAGCCAACTCCAGAATAAGGGTAACCAAAATCTAGCTCTACTGCATCATCTGTGCCATTGCCTCGGGTAACATAGAGTTTCTGCCTAACTACGGTACTACCGTTAATGTCCAACAGCTCGGAAGGACTTGATAGACCGAGCCCCACTTTTCCTGTTCTGTATGTTGTACCAGTAGTTGACCCTCCGATCCATTGAGCATGAGTCAGCAAGGGGAAAAACAACGCGGAGAGTAGTAAAAACGTAATAGTGGTCCTCATTGTAAAGAAAAATTTGGTGAATAATGAGGGTAAAGCTACGGGACAGGTGGTCGGTAATACTGGCTATTCGAGAAAACATTGATAATATTCTCGGATTTTCTCGAACCACTGTATTTGCTCTCAGTTACCTCTTCATCCTAGCCTATCGCTTCGTAAGATTGCTTTAGGCTTTCCTTCCCATCGCCATTCCCCAAAGCCTTCGCAATGACGGTACAATTAGCGTTTTACTGTTCTTACGAGGGACGAAGCCATCTCCCGTTTTAGTGTGCTCGCGTGGGCGTGGTCTTCTATCTTCATGTAGCGGTTACTAAGGCATATCCGCTACAGAGGTATTCGAATATAAACCTGGCCTACTTAGTGTTGAGAATTCTGGCACTACGTATGATCTTCTTTGCGATAGGGCTATCCAATTCACCCGGTTTGGTAACATTACCACCAAGGGTGATTTGCGATTTGTTGACCCGATTAAACCGGAAAGTAGATGGAGCTTGAATATGCTCCAGAACATTGTTAGTAACAGTTATATGTCGACTTCCTTCATCAAAAAATATTCCATTGTTGGGGGCGCCAATTGCCCGTTTGTGCTTACCTATATGGTGAATGTAGTTTTCCTTAATAACCGTATTTCTCTGGCGACCCAGGGTGTAAATACCGCCCCCATCGGCAAGTTCCTGTAGTACGTGGTGGATGTTGTTATTGGCAATTAGGTTGTCAGATGTCAGGCTTTTTCCTGAACCCCAGGTCCATCCCAGACTTATTCCCGAATAACCTCCGTACCGAATTTCGTTGTGGATAATTTGGTTTTGTTGCGCGTTAGCCAGCCAGATTCCTACCCCAGCCGGATGGATAGTACCATATTGCTCTATCAAGTTATTTTTGATGATAGTATTGCGGCTAACGGAGGTGCCTTTCAAATGAGCATTTTGGCTACCTAGCAGAATAGCTCCAGCACCTAAACGTCGAAAATGATTATTAGTGATACTAATCTCCTCGCAACCTGTAGCGATGTTTAGTGCATAACTGCCCATATCTTGAAAGGTGCATTTCTGAAATGTGATATTTTTTGCATTCTTCACTAAGATAGCTTGGCCTGAGTTAGGAGCTGCTTGTGCATCTGAATATCCCCAAGTATCGTGATTTTGATACCAATCCCGGGATTTCCGATTAAACTGCATTGTATAGTCATTGTGCTGAAAAGTAATTCCTTCAAAACGAATGTTAGTGGCTCGGCTACTAACACTACTACCCTCTATTCTTACCAGTTCGGTTAAGCGGGGAATTATTATCTCAGCTTCGTTTGGCTCTAAGCTTTCAGGAGCTAAAAAGTAAACTTGTTTCTCATCTCGGTTGTAATACCATTCACCCGGTTGATCTAACCCATTTGATACGTTCTCTATCCGGTACCGCATATGGTTGCTGAAAAAACCCACCGGGTAGCGACTTGGGCTGGTCAGATGCACATTACGGTAGTCGTAGTCCAATT
This region of Tunicatimonas pelagia genomic DNA includes:
- a CDS encoding WecB/TagA/CpsF family glycosyltransferase — translated: MRNANVFNAINYAITDYESASDTIIQQAEQRNSYGVFALPVHGLVEAVQNPAMREATRKAQMIVPDGQPIRWAMNFFHRVGLKDRVYGPTLTLHVLKKANAKELGIFLYGGNTEETLDKFANFIRNTYPNVTICGQYREEKADGNTLSADTINNSGAHIVLVGRGCPRQEIWVANQLDKVNAVMMAVGAAFSFHAGTVKQAPAWMQAAGLEWLFRLLMEPQRLWKRYLLTNGYFIYLFLKEIITPNRREKTVNQ
- a CDS encoding PKD domain-containing protein, coding for MKNQYVMQCMIGLASMIVWACQDDDPAIGYPDPVADFKPGVTTSFAGNPVLFPHELSEEATYYWNFGDGTQDTTHGWAPTHTYTQAGKYEVTLTVVRRDARDDTIKTIVVLPPFPQILAGETCKVWKLMKRYERKNADAPFQNIPLDSLDQNTHITFCADGSANDQNWYRGIDDNFRKWEYYHQKPQYTSLDVVTKLYSTSYVVDVQDGNLVFGDGSIHTSRWLWVFMEE
- a CDS encoding T9SS type A sorting domain-containing protein, with translation MVTTMKYTIVLLTLLSCMVEVAFAQSNARYMPSSDPNLDPNWQWYKSYASQGGLDMWYRCEKATDCQGQSIGKVGNGVETPFFTSGHPLRTYDNEKDMYPEDGWMLAYRDFGTSTSAPNVPFFILYNRYRGVLRLLFRNIDQLSYSSMEASLQFLATTRTSALLAFNDDNAPCLNGYDPAIIQTYISKVAVYDGWGYADFNLFNYDPGLDRNIELRLAVNGVDLSTIKVNGDLSLNQVMDENVGTTQGSDFAKAFNTGTKYVKRAGDGVKKLKELVKDKNDDDAWWVPAIKQISGAAGFLPGAGQVLGLVSSLIFQDDAASPKPLNFKGDLAIEGTIENRKELFRLGLKLNHNAPTSSEYYRPVQYIPWGVFSLVEKPVIGTEACFIEGPSDSRGKCGFSLMNELKYTFNDNTGLSLVSMKAAFTFEDREPTGFYNIAMIENAGFFSGYRNPNGLALELKLRIKNSTRNTNRDITVYRVYPIQKEPRVPRNMKTMVGIDFDFRNNYYPFSANGHISPQTIVANNRIVAGQSFQVRYPYDDLEMIAGQEIVFTSGFEVILDEYNQDVEFIAVVPDFRDNEVARTNRNLLADVTFSQYLAPLSEKENKQVLTSRNVTNEYMANSNWVTEDKPGKEVNDAFNVTCFPNAFSESLTVRTQLRFPATVKVEIYDSQGMLVHTTVSDKVTNNGFETVWYPEGTTKSGIYFVKVSTDNKIVTQKVVLNR
- a CDS encoding right-handed parallel beta-helix repeat-containing protein; protein product: MYVSTKGSSNGNGSYDHPFNTIGQALEQVKTLRQQSQISKQGIRIQIESGHYFLQEALVLNEEYSDTTDVPLVITSSRAKLTVLSGGLIVNEWTHQGANLYVAEVPSSADWYPKQLFCNGKKMPRASLPQKGYLLTDGPLSQYSFIRSWKPYQFGAVKVLRDTALQAFCGFQYQTKDRLYWSGLDTENAEIITYHSWDCTWQLIDKLDYDYRNVHLTSPSRYPVGFFSNHMRYRIENVSNGLDQPGEWYYNRDEKQVYFLAPESLEPNEAEIIIPRLTELVRIEGSSVSSRATNIRFEGITFQHNDYTMQFNRKSRDWYQNHDTWGYSDAQAAPNSGQAILVKNAKNITFQKCTFQDMGSYALNIATGCEEISITNNHFRRLGAGAILLGSQNAHLKGTSVSRNTIIKNNLIEQYGTIHPAGVGIWLANAQQNQIIHNEIRYGGYSGISLGWTWGSGKSLTSDNLIANNNIHHVLQELADGGGIYTLGRQRNTVIKENYIHHIGKHKRAIGAPNNGIFFDEGSRHITVTNNVLEHIQAPSTFRFNRVNKSQITLGGNVTKPGELDSPIAKKIIRSARILNTK